One Gossypium arboreum isolate Shixiya-1 chromosome 13, ASM2569848v2, whole genome shotgun sequence genomic window, ACTATCAAGGCACAGCTCGAAGAAATGGACCGTGCTAATGCAACTAACAAGCGCCTCTCAGGGTGCAAAGAAGGCACGTTAGCTTACAGGACTAGGATTGCAGTAACCAATGGGTTGCGCAATAAGTTGAAGGAGCTGATGATGGATTTCCAAGGTTTGAGGCAGAAGATGATGACCGAGTATAAGGAAACAGTAGGGAGAAGGTATTTTACAGTGACTGGCGAAAACCCAGATGAGGAAATCATCGAGAAGATAATATCAGATGGGAATGGAGGGGAGGGGTTCTTAACAAGGGCGATACAAGAACATGGTCGAGGGAAAGTGCTGGAGACAGTGGTTGAGATTCAAGACAGGCATGATGCAGCGAAAGAGATCGAGAAAAGTTTGCTGGAACTGCACCAGGTGTTTTTGGATATGGCGGTGATGGTGGAGGCACAAGGTGAACAAATGGATGATATTGAGCATCATGTGATGAATGCAAGCCATTATGTGAAAGATGGTTCCAAAGAGCTCAACACTGCGAAACAGTATCAAAGGAGCAGCAGGAAGTGTATGTGTATTGGGATTATTCTTTTGTTGCTCATTGTTCTAGTGATTGTCATCCCAATTGCTACTAGCTTTTCTAGTTCTTGATTGAGATGTTCTTACAGAGGATTTAATGTCCAGTTATTCCTTCTGCTTTATTTTACTTGAAATTGTATGATCTGGAGTATGCATATAGTCCTTATGTTGGGACTCCCATCCTCAAAATTCATTGTGTAATAATAGTTTGGATACATTCCTTaaatttggatttttatttttttagttcatAAAGACTCTTGAATTATTTAAGTAGTTCGTACATATCTTAATAACAAATTATTACTTTTCTCTCCCAAGAAGGCTATCTATGCATCCTCGTCTTTAAAAGCTTCGATTTCTGCAGTTTCcacaaattgaatcaaaatcaagcTTTCATTTCGTCGGATTCAACTGGTTTCTCAGCAATAACGATTGTAATCTCTTTGATTTCTTGTTCATGATCTGGAAAACATGGATTTATATCCCTCACTGAGCCCTCCATATCTCCTTTTTGCATCTTTTCTGTTATTTCAACACCCTTGTTTCCATTCTTGTATATCACATAGATGACAATTTGAGCTGTTCCAAGCAGAAATCCCAACACATTTGGAAACTGAACAAAAAACAAAACATGTCAATGTTATGAAAGATCAATCATGGTTAAATTTAAGAACTATCAATGTATGAATTTGACTTACAGCCACGTATAAATCTTGTAAGAAAAGTCCATAGAAGAACCACATTGTGGAACATAATGTAAGAAAAAAGGAGAGAAGAAATGGCATGTATTCTACACTTTTTGTCCTTATCACACGTCTCTGCAATATAAATGGTGATTGCTTTGTTGAGATAATATCATCCCCAcccacccccaaaaaaaaaaaaaaacaaagaaagaaagaaactgTTGTAAACAAACCATTATGCCTAAAGGAGAAGCAGA contains:
- the LOC108461732 gene encoding syntaxin-related protein KNOLLE; translated protein: MNDLMTKSFMSYVDLKKEAMKDLEAGPDYDLEMSSNASTMDQNLGLFLEEAEKIKQEMAVIRELLGKLQESNEESKSLHKQESLKALRNKINNDIVTVQKKARTIKAQLEEMDRANATNKRLSGCKEGTLAYRTRIAVTNGLRNKLKELMMDFQGLRQKMMTEYKETVGRRYFTVTGENPDEEIIEKIISDGNGGEGFLTRAIQEHGRGKVLETVVEIQDRHDAAKEIEKSLLELHQVFLDMAVMVEAQGEQMDDIEHHVMNASHYVKDGSKELNTAKQYQRSSRKCMCIGIILLLLIVLVIVIPIATSFSSS